The genomic stretch acaagaatccgatccgtgtattccgtacagactaacattaagaaggcgactaccaaagtgaatgtcatgatattcgtacagcttgtatacaaatgttggtttttcaaatatacgctggataccactatacttaatgcacttaacatgatggtcatgaaaagcacaagagaacttggatccggtaaacaaagaccttcaagatctaaaccagtagtccaactcgtagtatatactccccagaaaaaggtagtttatatcaacctaggaatcccattttagtaagtgtaacatggagtctagcttcagttgttatctgattggtattgcatgccctgagtacgtaaggaaaaggaaaggttaaccgctatttaaacacaacagttaccgtagctgtagatgaatgctaaatctagagtatctctcctaagacactgcataacatatgaatgctccttccgccattcgttgactgtgtttaccacggggaattagaacagaataccaagttctttgcctggaggtttgttacgttccgtacagttgtaggtaaaggtatgttagagacttagactagcgttggagcacattgtttcattcgatagtccacgctcaatcttaccatacatagtacttttatgatcccaggctggtttaataagtcaaagtttagccgggaagttagcgtctaaaatatataaccgatagtctcaacttagatgcacagatggacataattaatccttgtacggtttgtacctacttgactcctcagtttaagttaaggagtcctttgtttacagcttgtaccgttactttcaggagcataccgttaaattcgatgatcttatgtgttcactcaaatcgaataaacaaagacattatagttcctagaatactgaagatgactccggttatgagatacagacaaccaagttctttatgattgcagtacaccaccacccactggactgcttaagacagctaaaagtgttggatttcaatatcacggtaatcatgtttgcttggaagctgtagtcattataactattgatttagtataagcatagaaccaatccggtagtaagatatacgatagtagctaatctaccatataagatataagtcgcttgtggaatagcactaccaataataatcaagaagatcatactgtatacccaaataattacccatccactgactacatttcgagtcataaaatgttgtcgtatcaacattcgagtattcaaagctcgaatttcagataaaagagctaagttaatgagagaggacataaatactaacaaaccaccggttttggatgggattacttttaacaccgcataatatgctaaaaagtaccattcaggtacgatatgaagcggagttacaaaccggttcactggtatggagttatctgggtgcgataattcaatcaaaccaaaagccgtttgtaagaaaattaaaccaattagataatatggtagatagggaacaaactgtctccagacgttcttaacccagctcacgtattacatctgacggtgaactagcgttcctaactgaatcttgttcaataacaagggagtaatgagccgacatggaggtgctgatacaatccgaggattagaactcccaatattatctgacctgttatccccggcgtaccttacgaccgttatatgatttagagatagaatgtaatgtggattaatatccacatggtttctacaaagtgtagatataaaatagtgaatggttctgtaaagatcttgcataatacctttagatttgcttagcattatagagcttgtaggcatgtaagtaactaaagaactatagatactttgagtgaagaatacaaggatagctccaacaataacatggctaaaatgtataccagttaagatgaaaagtccattaccaaatgcattatcattaatataaagagatagtcctaagtattccgtacagactaacattaagaaggcgactaccaaagtgaatgtcatgatattcgtacagcttgtatacaaatgttggtttttcaaatatacgctggataccactatacttaatgcagagcatagttaagatgataactattgtggatatagaaccaattgaacaccatgtattaatataacaaagataatcagggtaatctggtatccttcttggcataacgttgaaaccaagtatatgcatagggatgaaaattaataagatactacctaagaagactacaaaccagatgcttaaatatggagaagcaccggtatttacatggaatagatttacagtatctccgaacatatctctgctatagaagataaagccacatatagtagctagtactgcaccaagagataatacgaaatggaaatgagctacaatatagtatgtatcatgtagggcaatatccataccagcgttacccataactacacctg from Besnoitia besnoiti strain Bb-Ger1 chromosome Unknown contig00091, whole genome shotgun sequence encodes the following:
- a CDS encoding cytochrome b (encoded by transcript BESB_085940); protein product: MTFTLVVAFLMLVCTEYLGLSLYINDNAFGNGLFILTGIHFSHVIVGAILFVPYLPYYLIGLIFLQTAFGLIELSHPDNSIPVNRFVTPLHIVPEWYFLAYYAVLKVIPSKTGGLLVFMSSLINLALLSEIRALNTRMLIRQHFMTRNVVSGWVIIWVYSMIFLIIIGSAIPQATYILYGRLATIVYLTTGLVLCLY